Proteins co-encoded in one Scatophagus argus isolate fScaArg1 chromosome 11, fScaArg1.pri, whole genome shotgun sequence genomic window:
- the lrrfip1a gene encoding leucine-rich repeat flightless-interacting protein 1 isoform X3 has product MGTQGTGRKRSTKKERSTAEDDALNLIAREAEARLAAKRAARAEAREIRMRELERQQKEIFQVQKKYYGLDTRLDDRGDSKWGDIEQWMEDSERYSRSSRIHTHSDDDERMSVGSRGSARSSLYEDSVCSGSRRVAASTSHPLEYTSYRSSSSRASSRASSARTSPVDNCSSVASFLRSAASSSGLPRDLDDVTIPDFSDVEDRDYLEKGSRAASALTAGTLTSLGGTSSRRGSGETALTLDAETSIRELKEIHELKDQIQDVEIKYTQNLKEAKDALAEVEEKYRKAMVSNAQLDNEKNNLMYQVDTLKDSLMELEEMLSESQRGYEEKVKELEREKHAHSVLQFQFNEMKETLKQSEELLNEIRQLRMKQEGFVREISDLQETVEWKDKKIGALERQKEYTDAIRIERDELREEVVKLKDILKKHGIVLGPDLNINGDVGETEGDGSSSADAASQSAAGPQTPPTEGNSMLGNTEETQLTSRGEEEGDPEQHGEMFEEAKENHLSSDTICNYAGVSPLETQREEQPTEEQQTCLAKEEGDVAPSGLSTDLNVDINKCSLTEAKDAVICSSELQEIVTSSEENTGEKEKPEGGDSGEFSNPDLEETENKSSSVETQSDDNRESCNNKQEDVEESHLRKSDSCPQQKVAQEFSKESLPGESVPAASNTKPQQAPDNAEEAESNTKPQQAPDNAEEAESNTKPQQAPDNAEEAENDEDTEEMQSISQPQGATASGKKKKKKRRGKKKGGAQQKDEAIKEKGKTEKKGER; this is encoded by the exons GCCGAGGCCAGACTGGCAGCGAAGAGGGCAGCCAGGGCAGAGGCCAGAGAGATCCGCATGAGGGAGCTGGAAAGACAACAGAAAGAG ATCTTTCAGGTGCAGAAG AAATATTACGGCTTGGACACCAGATTAGACGACCGAGGGGACAGTAAATGGGGCGATATTGAACAGTGGATG GAGGACAGTGAGAGATACTCACGTTCTTCGCGGATACATACG CACTCGGACGACGATGAGCGGATGTCGGTGGGAAGCCGAGGGAGTGCCAGG AGCTCCCTGTACGAAGACAGCGTCTGCAGTGGGTCACGGCGAGTCGCTGCTTCCACCTCTCAT CCATTAGAGTACACTAGTTATCgcagctccagctccagagCCTCCTCCAGGGCCAGTTCAGCCCGCACCAGCCCAGTG GACAACTGCAGCTCTGTTGCCAGTTTTTTGAGGAGTGCGGCCAGTAGCAGCGGCCTCCCCCGGGACCTGGACGATGTTACTATTCCTGATTTTTCTGAT GTGGAGGACAGAGATTATCTTGAGAAG ggATCTCGAGCAGCTTCTGCTTTGACAGCAGGAACCCTCACCTCTCTGGGCGGGACGTCCTCGCGGAGAGGAAGTGGCGAGACAGCTCTAACCTTAGACGCAGAGACCTCTATACGAGAACTCAAG GAGATTCACGAACTGAAGGATCAGATTCAAGACGTGGAAATCAAGTACACGCAGAACCTAAAAGAAGCAAAG GATGCActagcagaggtggaggagaagtaTCGTAAGGCCATGGTGTCCAACGCCCAGCTGGACAACGAGAAGAACAACCTGATGTACCAGGTGGACACGCTGAAGGACTCGCTGatggagctggaggagatgcTGTCTGAGTCGCAGCGAGGATACGAGGAGAAAGTCAAG GAATTGGAACGAGAGAAACATGCCCACAGTGTGCTTCAGTTCCAGTTCAACGAGATGAAAGAGACGCTAAAACAAAGCGAGGAGCTGCTAAAT GAGATCCGTCAGCTGCGTATGAAGCAGGAGGGTTTTGTTAGAGAAATATCTGACCTGCAGGAGACGGTGGAGTGGAAGGATAAAAAAATTGGG GCCTTAGAGCGACAGAAAGAGTACACAGATGCAATCCGAATTGAGCGAGATGAGCTCAGAGAAGAGGTGGTGAAGCTCAAAGACATTCTGAAG AAACACGGGATAGTCTTGGGACCTGACCTAAACATCAACGGAGACGTTGGTGAGACAGAAGGTGACGGGTCCTCCAGTGCCGACGCCGCCTCCCAGTCGGCCGCAGGTCCACAGACCCCCCCAACGGAGGGCAACAGCATGCTCG GCAACACAGAGGAAACTCAGTTGACAAgtagaggagaggaagagggggatcCAGAACAGCATGGAGAAATGTTTGAGGAAGCCAAAGAGAATCACTTGAGCTCTGATACAATCTGTAATTATGCTGGTGTGTCCCcactggaaacacaaagagaggaacagCCAACAGAAGAACAACAGACATGCTTGGCCAAAGAAGAAGGCGATGTTGCCCCAAGTGGCCTCAGCACGGACTTAAATGTTGACATTAATAAATGTTCACTCACAGAAGCCAAAGATGCAGTCATCTGCAGCTCTGAGCTTCAAGAGATTGTAACAAGTTCTGAGGAAAATactggagaaaaagaaaagcctgaGGGGGGAGATTCAGGAGAGTTCAGTAACCCAGATTtagaggagacagaaaacaaaagcagtagCGTGGAGACACAAAGTGATGACAACAGAGAGTCGTGTAACAACAAACAGGAAGACGTTGAGGAAAGTCATTTGAGAAAATCAGACTCGTGTCCCCAGCAAAAAGTTGCACAGGAATTTTCTAAAGAAAGTTTGCCTGGAGAGTCCGTCCCAGCGGCATCAAACACCAAACCTCAGCAAGCGCCTGATAATGCAGAGGAGGCGGAATCAAACACCAAACCTCAGCAAGCGCCTGATAATGCAGAGGAGGCGGAATCAAACACCAAACCTCAGCAAGCGCCTGATAATGCAGAAGAG GCGGAGAACGACgaggacacagaggaaatgCAGAGTATATCTCAGCCTCAGGGTGCCACTGCTTCaggcaaaaagaagaagaagaaaaggagaggcaaaaagaaaggaggagcaCAACAGAAAGATGAAGCGAttaaagagaagggaaaaacggaaaaaaaaggagaaagataa
- the lrrfip1a gene encoding leucine-rich repeat flightless-interacting protein 2 isoform X9: MGTQGTGRKRSTKKERSTAEDDALNLIAREAEARLAAKRAARAEAREIRMRELERQQKEHSDDDERMSVGSRGSARSSLYEDSVCSGSRRVAASTSHVEDRDYLEKGSRAASALTAGTLTSLGGTSSRRGSGETALTLDAETSIRELKEIHELKDQIQDVEIKYTQNLKEAKDALAEVEEKYRKAMVSNAQLDNEKNNLMYQVDTLKDSLMELEEMLSESQRGYEEKVKELEREKHAHSVLQFQFNEMKETLKQSEELLNEIRQLRMKQEGFVREISDLQETVEWKDKKIGALERQKEYTDAIRIERDELREEVVKLKDILKKHGIVLGPDLNINGDVGETEGDGSSSADAASQSAAGPQTPPTEGNSMLGNTEETQLTSRGEEEGDPEQHGEMFEEAKENHLSSDTICNYAGVSPLETQREEQPTEEQQTCLAKEEGDVAPSGLSTDLNVDINKCSLTEAKDAVICSSELQEIVTSSEENTGEKEKPEGGDSGEFSNPDLEETENKSSSVETQSDDNRESCNNKQEDVEESHLRKSDSCPQQKVAQEFSKESLPGESVPAASNTKPQQAPDNAEEAESNTKPQQAPDNAEEAESNTKPQQAPDNAEEAENDEDTEEMQSISQPQGATASGKKKKKKRRGKKKGGAQQKDEAIKEKGKTEKKGER, translated from the exons GCCGAGGCCAGACTGGCAGCGAAGAGGGCAGCCAGGGCAGAGGCCAGAGAGATCCGCATGAGGGAGCTGGAAAGACAACAGAAAGAG CACTCGGACGACGATGAGCGGATGTCGGTGGGAAGCCGAGGGAGTGCCAGG AGCTCCCTGTACGAAGACAGCGTCTGCAGTGGGTCACGGCGAGTCGCTGCTTCCACCTCTCAT GTGGAGGACAGAGATTATCTTGAGAAG ggATCTCGAGCAGCTTCTGCTTTGACAGCAGGAACCCTCACCTCTCTGGGCGGGACGTCCTCGCGGAGAGGAAGTGGCGAGACAGCTCTAACCTTAGACGCAGAGACCTCTATACGAGAACTCAAG GAGATTCACGAACTGAAGGATCAGATTCAAGACGTGGAAATCAAGTACACGCAGAACCTAAAAGAAGCAAAG GATGCActagcagaggtggaggagaagtaTCGTAAGGCCATGGTGTCCAACGCCCAGCTGGACAACGAGAAGAACAACCTGATGTACCAGGTGGACACGCTGAAGGACTCGCTGatggagctggaggagatgcTGTCTGAGTCGCAGCGAGGATACGAGGAGAAAGTCAAG GAATTGGAACGAGAGAAACATGCCCACAGTGTGCTTCAGTTCCAGTTCAACGAGATGAAAGAGACGCTAAAACAAAGCGAGGAGCTGCTAAAT GAGATCCGTCAGCTGCGTATGAAGCAGGAGGGTTTTGTTAGAGAAATATCTGACCTGCAGGAGACGGTGGAGTGGAAGGATAAAAAAATTGGG GCCTTAGAGCGACAGAAAGAGTACACAGATGCAATCCGAATTGAGCGAGATGAGCTCAGAGAAGAGGTGGTGAAGCTCAAAGACATTCTGAAG AAACACGGGATAGTCTTGGGACCTGACCTAAACATCAACGGAGACGTTGGTGAGACAGAAGGTGACGGGTCCTCCAGTGCCGACGCCGCCTCCCAGTCGGCCGCAGGTCCACAGACCCCCCCAACGGAGGGCAACAGCATGCTCG GCAACACAGAGGAAACTCAGTTGACAAgtagaggagaggaagagggggatcCAGAACAGCATGGAGAAATGTTTGAGGAAGCCAAAGAGAATCACTTGAGCTCTGATACAATCTGTAATTATGCTGGTGTGTCCCcactggaaacacaaagagaggaacagCCAACAGAAGAACAACAGACATGCTTGGCCAAAGAAGAAGGCGATGTTGCCCCAAGTGGCCTCAGCACGGACTTAAATGTTGACATTAATAAATGTTCACTCACAGAAGCCAAAGATGCAGTCATCTGCAGCTCTGAGCTTCAAGAGATTGTAACAAGTTCTGAGGAAAATactggagaaaaagaaaagcctgaGGGGGGAGATTCAGGAGAGTTCAGTAACCCAGATTtagaggagacagaaaacaaaagcagtagCGTGGAGACACAAAGTGATGACAACAGAGAGTCGTGTAACAACAAACAGGAAGACGTTGAGGAAAGTCATTTGAGAAAATCAGACTCGTGTCCCCAGCAAAAAGTTGCACAGGAATTTTCTAAAGAAAGTTTGCCTGGAGAGTCCGTCCCAGCGGCATCAAACACCAAACCTCAGCAAGCGCCTGATAATGCAGAGGAGGCGGAATCAAACACCAAACCTCAGCAAGCGCCTGATAATGCAGAGGAGGCGGAATCAAACACCAAACCTCAGCAAGCGCCTGATAATGCAGAAGAG GCGGAGAACGACgaggacacagaggaaatgCAGAGTATATCTCAGCCTCAGGGTGCCACTGCTTCaggcaaaaagaagaagaagaaaaggagaggcaaaaagaaaggaggagcaCAACAGAAAGATGAAGCGAttaaagagaagggaaaaacggaaaaaaaaggagaaagataa
- the lrrfip1a gene encoding leucine-rich repeat flightless-interacting protein 2 isoform X10 has translation MGTQGTGRKRSTKKERSTAEDDALNLIAREAEARLAAKRAARAEAREIRMRELERQQKEHSDDDERMSVGSRGSARVEDRDYLEKGSRAASALTAGTLTSLGGTSSRRGSGETALTLDAETSIRELKEIHELKDQIQDVEIKYTQNLKEAKDALAEVEEKYRKAMVSNAQLDNEKNNLMYQVDTLKDSLMELEEMLSESQRGYEEKVKELEREKHAHSVLQFQFNEMKETLKQSEELLNEIRQLRMKQEGFVREISDLQETVEWKDKKIGALERQKEYTDAIRIERDELREEVVKLKDILKKHGIVLGPDLNINGDVGETEGDGSSSADAASQSAAGPQTPPTEGNSMLGNTEETQLTSRGEEEGDPEQHGEMFEEAKENHLSSDTICNYAGVSPLETQREEQPTEEQQTCLAKEEGDVAPSGLSTDLNVDINKCSLTEAKDAVICSSELQEIVTSSEENTGEKEKPEGGDSGEFSNPDLEETENKSSSVETQSDDNRESCNNKQEDVEESHLRKSDSCPQQKVAQEFSKESLPGESVPAASNTKPQQAPDNAEEAESNTKPQQAPDNAEEAESNTKPQQAPDNAEEAENDEDTEEMQSISQPQGATASGKKKKKKRRGKKKGGAQQKDEAIKEKGKTEKKGER, from the exons GCCGAGGCCAGACTGGCAGCGAAGAGGGCAGCCAGGGCAGAGGCCAGAGAGATCCGCATGAGGGAGCTGGAAAGACAACAGAAAGAG CACTCGGACGACGATGAGCGGATGTCGGTGGGAAGCCGAGGGAGTGCCAGG GTGGAGGACAGAGATTATCTTGAGAAG ggATCTCGAGCAGCTTCTGCTTTGACAGCAGGAACCCTCACCTCTCTGGGCGGGACGTCCTCGCGGAGAGGAAGTGGCGAGACAGCTCTAACCTTAGACGCAGAGACCTCTATACGAGAACTCAAG GAGATTCACGAACTGAAGGATCAGATTCAAGACGTGGAAATCAAGTACACGCAGAACCTAAAAGAAGCAAAG GATGCActagcagaggtggaggagaagtaTCGTAAGGCCATGGTGTCCAACGCCCAGCTGGACAACGAGAAGAACAACCTGATGTACCAGGTGGACACGCTGAAGGACTCGCTGatggagctggaggagatgcTGTCTGAGTCGCAGCGAGGATACGAGGAGAAAGTCAAG GAATTGGAACGAGAGAAACATGCCCACAGTGTGCTTCAGTTCCAGTTCAACGAGATGAAAGAGACGCTAAAACAAAGCGAGGAGCTGCTAAAT GAGATCCGTCAGCTGCGTATGAAGCAGGAGGGTTTTGTTAGAGAAATATCTGACCTGCAGGAGACGGTGGAGTGGAAGGATAAAAAAATTGGG GCCTTAGAGCGACAGAAAGAGTACACAGATGCAATCCGAATTGAGCGAGATGAGCTCAGAGAAGAGGTGGTGAAGCTCAAAGACATTCTGAAG AAACACGGGATAGTCTTGGGACCTGACCTAAACATCAACGGAGACGTTGGTGAGACAGAAGGTGACGGGTCCTCCAGTGCCGACGCCGCCTCCCAGTCGGCCGCAGGTCCACAGACCCCCCCAACGGAGGGCAACAGCATGCTCG GCAACACAGAGGAAACTCAGTTGACAAgtagaggagaggaagagggggatcCAGAACAGCATGGAGAAATGTTTGAGGAAGCCAAAGAGAATCACTTGAGCTCTGATACAATCTGTAATTATGCTGGTGTGTCCCcactggaaacacaaagagaggaacagCCAACAGAAGAACAACAGACATGCTTGGCCAAAGAAGAAGGCGATGTTGCCCCAAGTGGCCTCAGCACGGACTTAAATGTTGACATTAATAAATGTTCACTCACAGAAGCCAAAGATGCAGTCATCTGCAGCTCTGAGCTTCAAGAGATTGTAACAAGTTCTGAGGAAAATactggagaaaaagaaaagcctgaGGGGGGAGATTCAGGAGAGTTCAGTAACCCAGATTtagaggagacagaaaacaaaagcagtagCGTGGAGACACAAAGTGATGACAACAGAGAGTCGTGTAACAACAAACAGGAAGACGTTGAGGAAAGTCATTTGAGAAAATCAGACTCGTGTCCCCAGCAAAAAGTTGCACAGGAATTTTCTAAAGAAAGTTTGCCTGGAGAGTCCGTCCCAGCGGCATCAAACACCAAACCTCAGCAAGCGCCTGATAATGCAGAGGAGGCGGAATCAAACACCAAACCTCAGCAAGCGCCTGATAATGCAGAGGAGGCGGAATCAAACACCAAACCTCAGCAAGCGCCTGATAATGCAGAAGAG GCGGAGAACGACgaggacacagaggaaatgCAGAGTATATCTCAGCCTCAGGGTGCCACTGCTTCaggcaaaaagaagaagaagaaaaggagaggcaaaaagaaaggaggagcaCAACAGAAAGATGAAGCGAttaaagagaagggaaaaacggaaaaaaaaggagaaagataa
- the lrrfip1a gene encoding leucine-rich repeat flightless-interacting protein 2 isoform X11, whose protein sequence is MGTQGTGRKRSTKKERSTAEDDALNLIAREAEARLAAKRAARAEAREIRMRELERQQKEVEDRDYLEKGSRAASALTAGTLTSLGGTSSRRGSGETALTLDAETSIRELKEIHELKDQIQDVEIKYTQNLKEAKDALAEVEEKYRKAMVSNAQLDNEKNNLMYQVDTLKDSLMELEEMLSESQRGYEEKVKELEREKHAHSVLQFQFNEMKETLKQSEELLNEIRQLRMKQEGFVREISDLQETVEWKDKKIGALERQKEYTDAIRIERDELREEVVKLKDILKKHGIVLGPDLNINGDVGETEGDGSSSADAASQSAAGPQTPPTEGNSMLGNTEETQLTSRGEEEGDPEQHGEMFEEAKENHLSSDTICNYAGVSPLETQREEQPTEEQQTCLAKEEGDVAPSGLSTDLNVDINKCSLTEAKDAVICSSELQEIVTSSEENTGEKEKPEGGDSGEFSNPDLEETENKSSSVETQSDDNRESCNNKQEDVEESHLRKSDSCPQQKVAQEFSKESLPGESVPAASNTKPQQAPDNAEEAESNTKPQQAPDNAEEAESNTKPQQAPDNAEEAENDEDTEEMQSISQPQGATASGKKKKKKRRGKKKGGAQQKDEAIKEKGKTEKKGER, encoded by the exons GCCGAGGCCAGACTGGCAGCGAAGAGGGCAGCCAGGGCAGAGGCCAGAGAGATCCGCATGAGGGAGCTGGAAAGACAACAGAAAGAG GTGGAGGACAGAGATTATCTTGAGAAG ggATCTCGAGCAGCTTCTGCTTTGACAGCAGGAACCCTCACCTCTCTGGGCGGGACGTCCTCGCGGAGAGGAAGTGGCGAGACAGCTCTAACCTTAGACGCAGAGACCTCTATACGAGAACTCAAG GAGATTCACGAACTGAAGGATCAGATTCAAGACGTGGAAATCAAGTACACGCAGAACCTAAAAGAAGCAAAG GATGCActagcagaggtggaggagaagtaTCGTAAGGCCATGGTGTCCAACGCCCAGCTGGACAACGAGAAGAACAACCTGATGTACCAGGTGGACACGCTGAAGGACTCGCTGatggagctggaggagatgcTGTCTGAGTCGCAGCGAGGATACGAGGAGAAAGTCAAG GAATTGGAACGAGAGAAACATGCCCACAGTGTGCTTCAGTTCCAGTTCAACGAGATGAAAGAGACGCTAAAACAAAGCGAGGAGCTGCTAAAT GAGATCCGTCAGCTGCGTATGAAGCAGGAGGGTTTTGTTAGAGAAATATCTGACCTGCAGGAGACGGTGGAGTGGAAGGATAAAAAAATTGGG GCCTTAGAGCGACAGAAAGAGTACACAGATGCAATCCGAATTGAGCGAGATGAGCTCAGAGAAGAGGTGGTGAAGCTCAAAGACATTCTGAAG AAACACGGGATAGTCTTGGGACCTGACCTAAACATCAACGGAGACGTTGGTGAGACAGAAGGTGACGGGTCCTCCAGTGCCGACGCCGCCTCCCAGTCGGCCGCAGGTCCACAGACCCCCCCAACGGAGGGCAACAGCATGCTCG GCAACACAGAGGAAACTCAGTTGACAAgtagaggagaggaagagggggatcCAGAACAGCATGGAGAAATGTTTGAGGAAGCCAAAGAGAATCACTTGAGCTCTGATACAATCTGTAATTATGCTGGTGTGTCCCcactggaaacacaaagagaggaacagCCAACAGAAGAACAACAGACATGCTTGGCCAAAGAAGAAGGCGATGTTGCCCCAAGTGGCCTCAGCACGGACTTAAATGTTGACATTAATAAATGTTCACTCACAGAAGCCAAAGATGCAGTCATCTGCAGCTCTGAGCTTCAAGAGATTGTAACAAGTTCTGAGGAAAATactggagaaaaagaaaagcctgaGGGGGGAGATTCAGGAGAGTTCAGTAACCCAGATTtagaggagacagaaaacaaaagcagtagCGTGGAGACACAAAGTGATGACAACAGAGAGTCGTGTAACAACAAACAGGAAGACGTTGAGGAAAGTCATTTGAGAAAATCAGACTCGTGTCCCCAGCAAAAAGTTGCACAGGAATTTTCTAAAGAAAGTTTGCCTGGAGAGTCCGTCCCAGCGGCATCAAACACCAAACCTCAGCAAGCGCCTGATAATGCAGAGGAGGCGGAATCAAACACCAAACCTCAGCAAGCGCCTGATAATGCAGAGGAGGCGGAATCAAACACCAAACCTCAGCAAGCGCCTGATAATGCAGAAGAG GCGGAGAACGACgaggacacagaggaaatgCAGAGTATATCTCAGCCTCAGGGTGCCACTGCTTCaggcaaaaagaagaagaagaaaaggagaggcaaaaagaaaggaggagcaCAACAGAAAGATGAAGCGAttaaagagaagggaaaaacggaaaaaaaaggagaaagataa
- the lrrfip1a gene encoding leucine-rich repeat flightless-interacting protein 2 isoform X1, with product MGTQGTGRKRSTKKERSTAEDDALNLIAREAEARLAAKRAARAEAREIRMRELERQQKEIFQVQKKYYGLDTRLDDRGDSKWGDIEQWMEDSERYSRSSRIHTHSDDDERMSVGSRGSARSDLDVVGAYGGGGSSSLSHKKSKKKKKHKHKDRDRNGYDDDYSVISSRSSRLSDDSRVSRASRLDLQPVSYASSDLYSLNGLSCARNPGSALNGYQSSLYEDSVCSGSRRVAASTSHPLEYTSYRSSSSRASSRASSARTSPVDNCSSVASFLRSAASSSGLPRDLDDVTIPDFSDVEDRDYLEKGSRAASALTAGTLTSLGGTSSRRGSGETALTLDAETSIRELKEIHELKDQIQDVEIKYTQNLKEAKDALAEVEEKYRKAMVSNAQLDNEKNNLMYQVDTLKDSLMELEEMLSESQRGYEEKVKELEREKHAHSVLQFQFNEMKETLKQSEELLNEIRQLRMKQEGFVREISDLQETVEWKDKKIGALERQKEYTDAIRIERDELREEVVKLKDILKKHGIVLGPDLNINGDVGETEGDGSSSADAASQSAAGPQTPPTEGNSMLGNTEETQLTSRGEEEGDPEQHGEMFEEAKENHLSSDTICNYAGVSPLETQREEQPTEEQQTCLAKEEGDVAPSGLSTDLNVDINKCSLTEAKDAVICSSELQEIVTSSEENTGEKEKPEGGDSGEFSNPDLEETENKSSSVETQSDDNRESCNNKQEDVEESHLRKSDSCPQQKVAQEFSKESLPGESVPAASNTKPQQAPDNAEEAESNTKPQQAPDNAEEAESNTKPQQAPDNAEEAENDEDTEEMQSISQPQGATASGKKKKKKRRGKKKGGAQQKDEAIKEKGKTEKKGER from the exons GCCGAGGCCAGACTGGCAGCGAAGAGGGCAGCCAGGGCAGAGGCCAGAGAGATCCGCATGAGGGAGCTGGAAAGACAACAGAAAGAG ATCTTTCAGGTGCAGAAG AAATATTACGGCTTGGACACCAGATTAGACGACCGAGGGGACAGTAAATGGGGCGATATTGAACAGTGGATG GAGGACAGTGAGAGATACTCACGTTCTTCGCGGATACATACG CACTCGGACGACGATGAGCGGATGTCGGTGGGAAGCCGAGGGAGTGCCAGG TCGGATCTTGACGTGGTCGGGGCTTACGGCGGAGGG GGCTCCTCTTCACTCTCGCATAagaagtcaaagaaaaagaagaaacataagcacaaagacagagat AGGAACGGCTATGACGATGACTACAGTGTCATCTCCAGCAGG AGCTCCAGACTGAGCGATGACAGCCGAGTGTCTCGTGCCTCCAGATTAGACCTGCAGCCG GTCTCTTACGCTTCCTCTGACTTGTACAGCCTCAATGGACTGTCCTGTGCCAGAAACCCAGGTTCAGCTCTCAATGGTTACCAG AGCTCCCTGTACGAAGACAGCGTCTGCAGTGGGTCACGGCGAGTCGCTGCTTCCACCTCTCAT CCATTAGAGTACACTAGTTATCgcagctccagctccagagCCTCCTCCAGGGCCAGTTCAGCCCGCACCAGCCCAGTG GACAACTGCAGCTCTGTTGCCAGTTTTTTGAGGAGTGCGGCCAGTAGCAGCGGCCTCCCCCGGGACCTGGACGATGTTACTATTCCTGATTTTTCTGAT GTGGAGGACAGAGATTATCTTGAGAAG ggATCTCGAGCAGCTTCTGCTTTGACAGCAGGAACCCTCACCTCTCTGGGCGGGACGTCCTCGCGGAGAGGAAGTGGCGAGACAGCTCTAACCTTAGACGCAGAGACCTCTATACGAGAACTCAAG GAGATTCACGAACTGAAGGATCAGATTCAAGACGTGGAAATCAAGTACACGCAGAACCTAAAAGAAGCAAAG GATGCActagcagaggtggaggagaagtaTCGTAAGGCCATGGTGTCCAACGCCCAGCTGGACAACGAGAAGAACAACCTGATGTACCAGGTGGACACGCTGAAGGACTCGCTGatggagctggaggagatgcTGTCTGAGTCGCAGCGAGGATACGAGGAGAAAGTCAAG GAATTGGAACGAGAGAAACATGCCCACAGTGTGCTTCAGTTCCAGTTCAACGAGATGAAAGAGACGCTAAAACAAAGCGAGGAGCTGCTAAAT GAGATCCGTCAGCTGCGTATGAAGCAGGAGGGTTTTGTTAGAGAAATATCTGACCTGCAGGAGACGGTGGAGTGGAAGGATAAAAAAATTGGG GCCTTAGAGCGACAGAAAGAGTACACAGATGCAATCCGAATTGAGCGAGATGAGCTCAGAGAAGAGGTGGTGAAGCTCAAAGACATTCTGAAG AAACACGGGATAGTCTTGGGACCTGACCTAAACATCAACGGAGACGTTGGTGAGACAGAAGGTGACGGGTCCTCCAGTGCCGACGCCGCCTCCCAGTCGGCCGCAGGTCCACAGACCCCCCCAACGGAGGGCAACAGCATGCTCG GCAACACAGAGGAAACTCAGTTGACAAgtagaggagaggaagagggggatcCAGAACAGCATGGAGAAATGTTTGAGGAAGCCAAAGAGAATCACTTGAGCTCTGATACAATCTGTAATTATGCTGGTGTGTCCCcactggaaacacaaagagaggaacagCCAACAGAAGAACAACAGACATGCTTGGCCAAAGAAGAAGGCGATGTTGCCCCAAGTGGCCTCAGCACGGACTTAAATGTTGACATTAATAAATGTTCACTCACAGAAGCCAAAGATGCAGTCATCTGCAGCTCTGAGCTTCAAGAGATTGTAACAAGTTCTGAGGAAAATactggagaaaaagaaaagcctgaGGGGGGAGATTCAGGAGAGTTCAGTAACCCAGATTtagaggagacagaaaacaaaagcagtagCGTGGAGACACAAAGTGATGACAACAGAGAGTCGTGTAACAACAAACAGGAAGACGTTGAGGAAAGTCATTTGAGAAAATCAGACTCGTGTCCCCAGCAAAAAGTTGCACAGGAATTTTCTAAAGAAAGTTTGCCTGGAGAGTCCGTCCCAGCGGCATCAAACACCAAACCTCAGCAAGCGCCTGATAATGCAGAGGAGGCGGAATCAAACACCAAACCTCAGCAAGCGCCTGATAATGCAGAGGAGGCGGAATCAAACACCAAACCTCAGCAAGCGCCTGATAATGCAGAAGAG GCGGAGAACGACgaggacacagaggaaatgCAGAGTATATCTCAGCCTCAGGGTGCCACTGCTTCaggcaaaaagaagaagaagaaaaggagaggcaaaaagaaaggaggagcaCAACAGAAAGATGAAGCGAttaaagagaagggaaaaacggaaaaaaaaggagaaagataa